ACTGCCGCAGCAAGCCCGAAGGCAGGAAGACGTCGAGGTGCGCGCCGGGGACCCAGGCCGGCAGCACGCCGCCGTCGGTGCGGCGCAGCGTGAAGCCGCGGACGTCCGGCGTCTCGGCGGTCGTCGCGGCGACCCGCAGATCGAGGTCGAATCCGTGGCGCCGCACCGGGTTAGGCCGAGACAGATAGGGTGCCGCCGCGCTGTCGGCGAACACTCTGGCGTAGGCGCGAACGCCCTTGGCGATCGCCCGAGCGGCCCGTGCGGGCTGATAGCCGGTCGTTTCGGTCATGGCGTCGCCGCGCCCCGCGCCGCCGGCGACTGCGCGAGATAGCGCACGGCCTTGTCGATCGGGCCCATTCGCGAGGGATGGAACCGCGGCCGCAAATACTGCGGGATCTCCCTGAATATGAACCGGGTCCCCGGGATCAGCCCGGCACGCACCGCCTTGACGAACTCCAGCGGCCACGCCCAGCGGCGTTGGGCGACGGTCGGATCGCTGGCATACAGCCAGCTCGAGGTGTAGAGCCAGAGCACCAGGAGCCCGGCTGAGGCGAGCAGCGCGGTGCGCATCCGGCGGCCGTAGCTGCCGTCGACGTACTGGAAAACGTCGTAGGCCACGTTGCGGTGCTCCATCTCCTCCGCACCGTGCCAGCGCAGCAGGTCGAGCATCGTAGGGTCGACGCCGATCTCGTCGAGCCGGCGGTTGTCGAGCAGCCATTCGCCGACGGTCGCGGTGAAATGCTCGGCGGCGGCGTAGATGCCGAGCCGCTCCCGCAGCCAGGCTTCGCCCGCGCGGCCGGTCAGGCCGTGGTCGCCGAAGACCTTGTCCATCACGAACTCCATCAGCCGCATGATCTTCGAGACGTCGAAACCGTGCTGCTGCAGGTAAACCCGGAACGACTCGTGCGAGCTGGCGTGGGTCTCTTCCTGGCCGATGAAGCCGATCAGCTCCTCGTGCAGCCGGGGGTCGTCGATCCGCGGCAGCGCCCGGCCGAGCACGTCGGCCATCGCGCGCTCGCCCTCGGGCAGCACCAGGTGCATGACGTTCCAGAAGTGGGTGGCGTAGGCGTGGCCGGGGATGTACTCGGTCGGCACCCCGGCCCAGTCGAAGCGCACGTCCCGGGCTCGGATAGCGAGCGCTTCGTCCTCGTAGGCCGGCGGATTCCGTTCTGGCATGGCACATCACCTCTCAGTCACGAACATTGCGCTGTTTCCGGCCTGGCCCGGCCGGATTCGGCCCGGGCGTGGTCAGGCCGGGTGGGACTCGCTGTCCAGCCACGGCAGGAACCCCGGCAGATCGGCGCCGACCGTGCCGCGAAATTCCGGTGCCCGCTTCTGCAGAAACGCGGTGATGCCCTCGCGAGCATCGGGGCTCGCGAACGCATGCGCGATCAGCCGCGAATCGAGCCGGAAAGCCGGTTCCGGACTCGGCTCGCCGTGCATGTGCAGCAGGGCCTGCCGGATCACCGCCGCCGCCACTGGCGCGGTGGCGGAAACGATCTCCCTGGCGATGCCGTAGGCGGTGTCCAGCAGCAGCTCCGGCTCGACCACCCGCGATACCAATCCGGCGGCGAGTGCTTCAGCCGCGGGTATCAGCCGGCCGGTGAGCATCCACTCCTGTGCCCGGGAAAGCCCGACGATCCGGGGCAGGAACCAGGTCGAACCGCCCTCGGGGAACAGTCCGCGGCGGGCGAAGACGAAACCGAATCGCGCGCCGGACGCGGCGACGCGGATGTCGGCGGGCAGGATGAGCGTGGACCCGACCCCGACCGCGGCTCCCTGCACCGCGGCGATGACCGGCTTGTTCGCCCGGAACAGCGGCCGAGTGGCGCGCGACGCGGGTTCGACCCAGCCCGGCACGGTGAAGTCGTCGCCGCCTTCGCTCAGGTCCATGCCGACGCAGAAGTCCTTGCCCGCGGCGTTGAGCACGATCGCCCGGACGTCCTCGTCGGCGTCCGCCCGGGCGAACGCGTCGCCGAGTTCGTTCGCCATCGCGACCGTGTAGCCGTTGCGGGCCCCGGGCCGGTCGAGGGTGATCGTCGCGATCCGCTCCGCCACGCGGTAGACGATGGTCTCGAAGGTCATCGATGCTCCTGGGGCTGTCATCGGCACCGGCCGTGCAGCAGCGTGGTCAGCGCAGCGACGACCCGGTCGGTGAACTCGGTCCTAGTGAAGGTCGTCAACGCCAGCGGCGAGGGGAAGCGTTGCCGGGTAATGGCTTTGGGGTAAGTGAACTCGCGCAGCCCGTTCGGGCCGTGGACCCGGCCGAAGCCGGAATCGCCCACGCCGCCGAGCGGCAGGGCCGGTATCGTGGCGTAGGCGACGAAGGCGTTGACCGCGACGCCGCCCGCTCGGATCCGGCGGGCGATGTCCTCGCCCTGTTTGCGCGCGAAGACCGTGGCGCCCAGGTGGTACCGGCTGGCGTTGACCCGCTCGACCGCTTCGCCCATGTCGGCGACCCTGGCGACGGTCATCGTCGGGCCGAAAGTCTCGTCGGTCACCGCGAGCGCGTCTTCCGGCACGTCGGCCAGGATCGTCGGCTGGACGAACTGACCCGCGATCGCGTCAAGGCCGCCGAGCACGACCCGGCCGCCTCGATCGACCGCGTCCCGCAGGTGCTCGCGGATGACCTCCACCTGACTGGGCATGGTGACCGGGCCGATCTTGGCGGCTGGATCCGAGCCCGCCCGCACATCCTCGGCTGCCGCGATCACCTTGGCCAGGAACGCGTCGTACACCGCTTCGTGCACGTAGACCCGTTCGACTCCGAGGCAGGTCTGACCGGCGTTGGACAGTGCGCCCCAGACCGCGGCGTCGGCGGCCGCGTCCAGATCCGCGTCGGCGTCGACCACCAGCGCGTCCTTTCCCCCGCACTCCATCAGCACCGGCGTCAGCGACTCGGCGCAGGCGGCCATCACTTTCTTGCCGGTGGCGGTCGAGCCGGTGAAGCCGATCTTGTCCACCCCGGACGCGCACAACGCCGCCCCGGTCGCCCCGGAACCGGTGACCAGCTGCAGCACCGGATGTCCCGGCACGGCTTTGGCGAACGCCTCGGCCAGCCATTTCCCCACCT
This sequence is a window from Amycolatopsis benzoatilytica AK 16/65. Protein-coding genes within it:
- a CDS encoding enoyl-CoA hydratase-related protein is translated as MTFETIVYRVAERIATITLDRPGARNGYTVAMANELGDAFARADADEDVRAIVLNAAGKDFCVGMDLSEGGDDFTVPGWVEPASRATRPLFRANKPVIAAVQGAAVGVGSTLILPADIRVAASGARFGFVFARRGLFPEGGSTWFLPRIVGLSRAQEWMLTGRLIPAAEALAAGLVSRVVEPELLLDTAYGIAREIVSATAPVAAAVIRQALLHMHGEPSPEPAFRLDSRLIAHAFASPDAREGITAFLQKRAPEFRGTVGADLPGFLPWLDSESHPA
- a CDS encoding metal-dependent hydrolase — translated: MPERNPPAYEDEALAIRARDVRFDWAGVPTEYIPGHAYATHFWNVMHLVLPEGERAMADVLGRALPRIDDPRLHEELIGFIGQEETHASSHESFRVYLQQHGFDVSKIMRLMEFVMDKVFGDHGLTGRAGEAWLRERLGIYAAAEHFTATVGEWLLDNRRLDEIGVDPTMLDLLRWHGAEEMEHRNVAYDVFQYVDGSYGRRMRTALLASAGLLVLWLYTSSWLYASDPTVAQRRWAWPLEFVKAVRAGLIPGTRFIFREIPQYLRPRFHPSRMGPIDKAVRYLAQSPAARGAATP
- a CDS encoding aldehyde dehydrogenase family protein, giving the protein MTQVQANARTFEVRDPGSGRVVGTYPEHDEAEVADAVAAARSAAPRWAALSFAERGRMLSRWRAEIARGSAELAAVMHAEIGKPPADGKLEIVMGLQHLAWASKNAGKVLGPRPVPSDLMTINQRATLEYPPLGVVGVIGPWNYPVFTPLGSLSCALAAGNAVVFKPSEFSPEVGKWLAEAFAKAVPGHPVLQLVTGSGATGAALCASGVDKIGFTGSTATGKKVMAACAESLTPVLMECGGKDALVVDADADLDAAADAAVWGALSNAGQTCLGVERVYVHEAVYDAFLAKVIAAAEDVRAGSDPAAKIGPVTMPSQVEVIREHLRDAVDRGGRVVLGGLDAIAGQFVQPTILADVPEDALAVTDETFGPTMTVARVADMGEAVERVNASRYHLGATVFARKQGEDIARRIRAGGVAVNAFVAYATIPALPLGGVGDSGFGRVHGPNGLREFTYPKAITRQRFPSPLALTTFTRTEFTDRVVAALTTLLHGRCR